In a single window of the Equus quagga isolate Etosha38 chromosome 7, UCLA_HA_Equagga_1.0, whole genome shotgun sequence genome:
- the LOC124242872 gene encoding histone H3.3A-like: MARTKQTARKSTGSKALRKQLATKAAHKSAPSTGGVKKPHRYRPGTVALREIRRYQKSTELLICKLPFQRLVREIAQDFKTDLRFQSAAIGALQEASEAYLVGLFEDTNLCAIHAKRVTIMPKDIQLARRIRGERA, translated from the coding sequence ATGGCTCGTACAAAGCAGACTGCCCGCAAATCGACCGGTAGTAAAGCCCTGAGGAAGCAGCTGGCTACAAAAGCCGCTCACAAGAGTGCGCCCTCTACTGGAGGGGTGAAGAAACCTCATCGTTACAGGCCTGGTACTGTGGCACTCCGTGAAATTAGACGTTATCAGAAGTCCACTGAACTTCTGATTTGCAAACTTCCCTTCCAGCGTCTGGTGCGAGAAATTGCTCAGGACTTCAAAACAGATCTGCGCTTCCAGAGCGCAGCTATTGGTGCTTTGCAGGAGGCAAGTGAGGCCTATCTGGTTGGCCTTTTTGAAGACACCAACCTGTGTGCTATCCATGCCAAACGTGTAACGATTATGCCAAAAGACATCCAGCTAGCACGCCGCATACGTGGAGAACGTGCTTAA
- the HNRNPA0 gene encoding heterogeneous nuclear ribonucleoprotein A0, with translation MENSQLCKLFIGGLNVQTSESGLRGHFEAFGTLTDCVVVVNPQTKRSRCFGFVTYSNVEEADAAMAASPHAVDGNTVELKRAVSREDSARPGAHAKVKKLFVGGLKGDVAEGDLIEHFSQFGTVEKAEIIADKQSGKKRGFGFVYFQNHDAADKAAVVKFHPIQGHRVEVKKAVPKEDIHSGGGGGGSRSSRGGRGGRGRGGGRDQNGLSKGGGGGYNSYGGYGGGGYNAYGGGGGGSSYGGSDYGNGFGGFGSYSQHQSSYGPMKSGGGGGGGSSWGGRSNSGPYRGGYGGGGGYGGSSF, from the coding sequence ATGGAGAATTCCCAGTTGTGTAAGCTGTTCATCGGCGGCCTCAACGTGCAGACGAGTGAGTCGGGCCTGCGCGGCCACTTTGAGGCCTTCGGGACTCTGACGGACTGCGTGGTGGTGGTGAACCCCCAGACCAAGCGCTCCCGTTGCTTCGGCTTCGTGACCTATTCCAATGTGGAGGAGGCCGACGCCGCCATGGCCGCCTCGCCCCACGCCGTGGACGGCAACACGGTGGAGCTGAAGCGGGCGGTGTCCCGGGAGGATTCGGCGCGGCCCGGTGCCCACGCCAAGGTGAAGAAGCTCTTTGTCGGGGGCCTGAAGGGAGACGTGGCCGAGGGCGACCTGATCGAGCACTTCTCGCAGTTCGGCACCGTGGAGAAGGCCGAGATCATTGCCGACAAGCAGTCGGGCAAGAAGCGCGGCTTCGGCTTCGTGTATTTCCAGAATCACGACGCGGCGGACAAGGCCGCCGTGGTCAAGTTCCATCCCATCCAGGGCCATCGCGTGGAGGTGAAGAAGGCCGTCCCCAAGGAGGATATCCACTCCGGTGGGGGCGGAGGCGGCTCCCGGTCCTCCCGGGGCGGCCGGGGCGGCCGGGGGCGCGGCGGCGGTCGAGACCAGAACGGCCTGTCgaagggcggcggcggcggctacAACAGCTACGGGGGTTACGGCGGCGGCGGCTACAACGCCtacggcggcggcgggggcggctcGTCCTACGGCGGGAGCGACTACGGTAACGGCTTCGGCGGCTTCGGCAGCTACAGCCAGCACCAGTCGTCCTACGGGCCCATGaagagcggcggcggcggcggcggcggcagcagctggGGCGGCCGCAGTAACAGTGGACCTTACAGAGGCGGCTATGGCGGCGGGGGTGGCTACGGAGGCAGCTCCTTCTAG